The following are from one region of the Synechococcus sp. CBW1108 genome:
- a CDS encoding shikimate dehydrogenase — MTGMLGHPVAENPIDRMFDAVYAHHGLHWQFWKSDIANEADLAKAISALQPLGYSGMCITVPYKVAVIPLLDAVDDDVSAIGAANYITIEAGLLIGHNNDGKGVVKAIEKVAPLQGQRVVMLGAGGAGRAMAVEIAWAGASQLTLITRREEQGREVAERVRQASGLACEWQRWQEPLRLPEGTTLLMNATHLGCAPELEPLPLDWQSVAPSCLAVDVITNPRITPFLAQARERGCPTVDGVEMLVQLAMQIFERWTGIHPEEAVFQQAVAEALGEGPPPA; from the coding sequence ATGACCGGCATGCTTGGCCATCCGGTGGCGGAGAACCCGATCGACCGGATGTTCGATGCCGTGTATGCCCACCACGGGCTCCACTGGCAGTTCTGGAAGAGCGACATCGCCAACGAGGCGGACCTGGCCAAGGCGATTTCGGCTCTGCAGCCCCTGGGCTACAGCGGTATGTGCATCACCGTGCCCTACAAGGTGGCCGTGATTCCACTGCTGGATGCCGTCGATGACGACGTGAGCGCCATCGGTGCGGCCAATTACATCACGATTGAAGCGGGACTCCTGATCGGGCACAACAACGACGGCAAAGGCGTGGTGAAGGCCATCGAGAAGGTGGCCCCCCTGCAGGGGCAGCGGGTGGTGATGCTCGGGGCCGGGGGGGCCGGTAGGGCGATGGCGGTGGAGATCGCCTGGGCCGGGGCCAGCCAGCTCACCTTGATCACCCGGCGGGAGGAGCAAGGGCGCGAGGTGGCAGAGCGGGTTCGCCAGGCCAGTGGCCTGGCCTGCGAATGGCAACGCTGGCAGGAGCCGCTGCGCCTGCCGGAGGGCACCACGCTGCTTATGAATGCCACTCACCTGGGCTGTGCGCCGGAGCTGGAGCCCCTGCCTCTGGACTGGCAGAGCGTCGCGCCCAGCTGTCTGGCTGTGGATGTGATCACCAATCCCCGCATCACGCCCTTTCTGGCCCAGGCAAGGGAACGGGGCTGCCCCACCGTTGATGGGGTGGAGATGCTGGTGCAGCTGGCCATGCAGATCTTCGAGCGCTGGACCGGCATCCATCCCGAGGAGGCTGTGTTCCAGCAGGCCGTGGCCGAGGCGCTGGGGGAAGGCCCGCCTCCAGCCTAG
- a CDS encoding MnhB domain-containing protein, which translates to MNPSRSAAGLRPAQLLYGLAAVVLCLAPLALALPQPLPLSKSLQQLLDAGGVPNLVSTVILHTRLYDTVAEVVVFTLASIGVRWILSGEPQQQRIRALQDAPSVLLCQLGATVCALVAVELALRGHLSPGGGFAAGVAGGTAIGLLLISGSARLADRLFQHYRADLWEKAAVVGFVLVASLALAGLVPGVSGGFGQIDSGGWIPLLNALVAVKVTLGSWAMVQLLVRYRGLL; encoded by the coding sequence ATGAACCCGTCCCGTTCTGCAGCCGGTCTGCGGCCGGCCCAGCTGCTCTACGGCCTGGCGGCGGTGGTGCTCTGCCTGGCGCCTTTGGCTCTGGCGCTGCCGCAACCGCTGCCCCTGAGCAAATCACTGCAGCAGCTGCTAGACGCTGGCGGAGTGCCCAACCTGGTGTCCACGGTGATCCTCCACACCCGCCTCTACGACACGGTGGCGGAGGTGGTGGTGTTCACCCTGGCCTCGATCGGTGTGCGCTGGATTCTCAGCGGCGAGCCGCAGCAGCAGCGCATCCGTGCTCTGCAGGACGCCCCCTCGGTGTTGCTCTGCCAGCTGGGGGCCACGGTGTGTGCATTGGTGGCGGTGGAACTGGCTCTGCGCGGCCACCTCTCCCCTGGCGGTGGTTTTGCGGCCGGCGTGGCTGGTGGCACCGCCATCGGCCTGCTGCTGATCAGCGGCTCGGCGCGACTGGCCGATCGGCTGTTCCAGCACTACCGCGCCGACCTCTGGGAGAAGGCGGCGGTGGTGGGGTTCGTGCTGGTGGCCTCGCTGGCGCTGGCAGGCCTGGTGCCCGGCGTCTCGGGTGGCTTTGGCCAGATCGACAGCGGCGGCTGGATTCCCCTGCTCAATGCGCTGGTGGCCGTCAAGGTGACCCTGGGGTCCTGGGCAATGGTGCAGCTGCTGGTGCGCTACCGCGGCCTGCTCTAG
- a CDS encoding hydrogenase subunit MbhD domain-containing protein produces the protein MTLTQEIQLLLPLTALLPLIAILLVVQSNPYQTLVLRGLLGAVSALIYALLGAADVALTEALVGTLLSTTLYAVALRSSMVVRVAVATELPPEPLCQQLCRWLDPLHLRLELLGPADADLHAVLEPAGAGSFRLLLHNRQLLERLEGLPGAQRWRQAGHQLEHRSALPLSPDPAQPDQEHLP, from the coding sequence ATGACGCTCACCCAGGAGATCCAGTTGCTGCTGCCGCTCACGGCCCTGCTGCCGCTCATCGCGATCCTGCTGGTGGTCCAGAGCAACCCTTATCAGACCCTGGTGCTGCGGGGTCTGCTCGGGGCGGTGTCGGCCCTGATCTATGCCCTTCTGGGCGCGGCCGATGTGGCGCTCACCGAGGCCCTGGTCGGCACCCTGCTCTCCACCACCCTCTATGCGGTGGCGCTGCGCTCCTCGATGGTGGTGCGGGTGGCGGTGGCGACGGAGTTGCCACCCGAGCCGTTGTGCCAGCAGCTGTGCCGATGGCTCGATCCCCTGCATCTGCGCCTTGAGCTGCTTGGTCCGGCCGATGCCGACCTGCATGCCGTGCTCGAGCCCGCTGGGGCAGGCTCGTTCCGCCTGCTGCTGCACAACCGTCAGCTGCTGGAGCGGCTGGAGGGGCTGCCTGGAGCCCAGAGGTGGCGACAGGCCGGCCACCAGCTCGAGCATCGCTCCGCGCTGCCCCTGTCTCCCGATCCGGCCCAGCCCGATCAGGAGCACCTCCCATGA
- a CDS encoding monovalent cation/H(+) antiporter subunit G, producing the protein MLTLLPLAAQRLLEVLSDLLLVSGLVLWFTGTWPLLGRSSFLHKLHFLGIGDTLGSALMLLGLLLRLNREWPLLLLALISLVIWNTIFGYVLASCSQVSRYGDLDPEVRP; encoded by the coding sequence ATGCTCACCCTCCTTCCCCTCGCTGCCCAGCGCTTGCTGGAGGTGCTGAGCGACCTGCTGCTGGTGAGTGGTCTGGTGCTGTGGTTCACGGGAACCTGGCCGCTGCTGGGCCGCAGCAGCTTTCTGCACAAGCTCCATTTCCTGGGCATCGGCGACACCCTGGGCTCCGCGCTGATGCTGCTGGGGCTGCTGCTGAGGCTCAACCGCGAGTGGCCCCTGCTGCTGCTGGCGCTGATCTCGCTGGTGATCTGGAACACGATCTTCGGTTACGTGCTGGCCAGCTGCTCCCAGGTGAGCCGTTACGGAGACCTCGATCCGGAGGTGCGTCCATGA
- a CDS encoding sodium:proton antiporter: MGRVITVTLRLLIWLLLTGDLSQVNVLIGVLVAVLLPMSRHSRRLPLRPLLVALRDSLLAIPQAFAEGFVLLRSGRTLTETLETQGFSDSGSALLIFLEVFRVTLTPFTIALGMDADGRAFRVHRLARPEVRR; encoded by the coding sequence ATGGGCCGTGTGATCACCGTGACGTTGCGGCTGCTGATCTGGCTGCTGCTCACCGGCGACCTGAGCCAGGTGAATGTGCTGATCGGCGTGCTGGTGGCGGTGCTGCTGCCAATGTCCCGCCACAGCCGCCGCCTGCCCCTGCGCCCGCTGCTCGTGGCCCTGCGGGACAGCCTGCTGGCGATCCCCCAGGCCTTCGCCGAGGGGTTTGTACTGCTGCGTTCGGGACGCACCCTGACCGAGACGCTCGAAACCCAGGGCTTTAGCGATTCTGGCTCAGCCCTGCTGATCTTTCTGGAGGTGTTCCGCGTGACGCTCACCCCGTTCACGATCGCCCTTGGGATGGATGCTGATGGCCGGGCCTTTCGGGTACACCGGCTGGCCCGCCCGGAGGTGCGGCGATGA
- a CDS encoding proton-conducting transporter membrane subunit, with amino-acid sequence MAELSPALLTASLLLPLLAAFTAPLLPSLARPLALLSALLSAGLGLALSAGLGPWSLELVGPLGVLLQFDATAAPFVLLNGLVVLAVLLDGWQQPLNGPFPVLLMVLLAGLNSAFVAVDLLSLYVALEVVGITAFLLMLGQRSSLQLWIGLRYLLVGNTVMVIYLLGVALLYLRSGSFRLQALADLAPADGAATSITLALLLVALLTKAGVFLSGLWLPRTHAEAPANVSALLSGVVVAGGLCPLLRLSQALPQLQPLLVVIGLASALLGVSYALAETDLKRLLAWSTLSQVGLVILDPTVGGVYALAHGLAKAGLFLLAGRVGERNLVRWRQSALPLQQALPLWLGALSIAGAPPLLGFWAKEGLSRGLSGPSSGVLLVAMVGTAAVYARLLRRPLAPASGALPLGPALLALLLLAGGMLLAPLPAQGSLLKAAAVLAAGAGLELLLDLGLRAAAGLGWLALPRLERLDDLLGGIALVGVTLMALLLGGGLPWAV; translated from the coding sequence ATGGCTGAGCTCTCCCCCGCCCTGCTGACTGCCTCGCTGCTGCTGCCGTTGCTGGCAGCGTTCACGGCGCCGCTGCTGCCGTCGCTGGCGCGGCCCCTGGCCCTGCTGTCCGCCCTGCTCAGCGCTGGCCTGGGCCTGGCCCTGAGTGCCGGCCTGGGGCCCTGGAGCCTGGAGCTGGTCGGCCCGCTGGGCGTGCTGCTGCAGTTCGACGCCACCGCGGCGCCGTTCGTGCTGCTCAACGGCCTTGTGGTGCTGGCGGTGCTCTTGGACGGCTGGCAACAACCGCTGAACGGCCCGTTTCCGGTGTTGCTGATGGTGCTGCTGGCGGGCCTCAACTCCGCTTTCGTTGCGGTGGATCTGCTCAGCCTCTATGTGGCGCTGGAGGTGGTGGGCATCACCGCCTTCCTGCTGATGCTGGGTCAACGCAGCAGCCTGCAGCTGTGGATCGGCCTGCGCTACTTGCTGGTGGGCAACACCGTGATGGTGATCTACCTGCTGGGCGTGGCGCTGCTCTACCTGCGCAGCGGCAGCTTCCGGCTGCAGGCCCTGGCCGATCTCGCACCGGCCGATGGCGCCGCCACCAGCATCACGCTGGCGCTGTTGCTGGTGGCGCTGCTCACCAAGGCCGGCGTGTTCTTAAGTGGTCTTTGGCTGCCGCGCACCCATGCCGAGGCCCCGGCCAATGTCTCGGCCCTTCTCTCTGGAGTGGTGGTTGCCGGTGGGCTCTGTCCGCTGCTACGGCTCAGCCAGGCCCTGCCCCAGCTGCAGCCGCTGCTGGTGGTGATCGGCCTGGCCAGTGCCCTGCTGGGGGTGAGCTACGCCTTGGCTGAAACCGACCTCAAGCGTCTGTTGGCCTGGAGCACCCTCTCCCAGGTTGGTCTGGTGATCCTCGATCCCACAGTGGGCGGCGTCTATGCCCTGGCCCATGGCCTAGCCAAGGCGGGGCTGTTTCTGCTGGCCGGCCGGGTGGGGGAGCGCAACCTGGTGCGCTGGCGGCAGTCGGCCCTGCCGCTGCAACAGGCCCTGCCCCTGTGGCTGGGGGCGCTTTCCATCGCCGGAGCTCCGCCGCTGCTGGGGTTCTGGGCCAAGGAGGGGCTCAGCCGCGGCCTCAGCGGCCCGTCCAGCGGCGTGCTGCTGGTGGCGATGGTGGGCACGGCGGCGGTGTACGCCCGTCTGTTGCGGCGGCCCCTAGCTCCGGCCTCCGGCGCCTTGCCCCTGGGCCCGGCGCTGCTGGCTCTGCTGCTCCTGGCCGGCGGCATGTTGCTGGCGCCGTTGCCGGCCCAGGGCAGCCTCCTCAAGGCCGCAGCGGTCCTGGCGGCCGGCGCGGGTCTGGAGTTGCTGCTGGATTTGGGCCTTCGCGCTGCAGCCGGCCTGGGCTGGCTAGCTCTGCCCAGGTTGGAGCGTCTCGACGACCTGCTCGGGGGTATTGCCCTGGTGGGAGTGACTCTGATGGCGCTGTTGCTGGGGGGAGGGCTGCCATGGGCCGTGTGA
- a CDS encoding cation:proton antiporter subunit C — protein sequence MLEALVLLAMNVMGSAVVALFVLLASRGGLRTPILEAPQLPKPALAWADPTPQAVILTAIVIGLSIQALLLVVLTRLARIDPLLDTASFEQLSSSRASATPRHG from the coding sequence GTGCTGGAAGCCTTGGTGCTGCTGGCCATGAATGTGATGGGCAGCGCCGTGGTGGCGTTGTTCGTGTTGCTGGCCTCCCGCGGCGGCCTGCGCACGCCGATCCTCGAAGCGCCCCAGTTGCCCAAACCAGCCCTGGCCTGGGCCGATCCCACCCCCCAGGCTGTGATCCTCACGGCGATCGTGATCGGCCTCTCGATCCAGGCGCTGTTGCTGGTGGTGCTCACCCGCCTGGCCCGGATCGATCCCCTGCTCGACACCGCCAGCTTCGAGCAGCTCAGCTCCAGCCGCGCCAGCGCCACTCCCCGCCATGGCTGA
- a CDS encoding class I SAM-dependent methyltransferase yields MTLPPSDALPAWLLERLQAAGGAVPFRTYMEWVLHDSAHGAYGSGHLGIGPAGDFATAPSLGPDFATLLAPQIGDWLIALAAVPRPLALVEAGPGEGSLALQLAEALVAGWPQLAQRLELVLVEPNEGMAARQRALLQDCPLPCRWASFAELAASPLRGVVLAHEVLDALAVERIVWDGALWRQQLVALHEGPEAELSLRLEPGAPLEPAAAAQLEPLGLLPPLPQRPPGWCTELHPGLAPWLGECAEAVAEGQLLVIDYALEAWRYYAPQRSDGTLMAYRGQQASGDPLLEPGAWDLTAHLCIESVDAAAAFSGWQPLGQCRQGQALLALGLAERLHGLQQQPPAELATVLARREALLRLVDPRALGEFRWLAYGRGLDRQALLAPPRFLQEPGL; encoded by the coding sequence GTGACACTGCCCCCTAGCGATGCTTTGCCCGCCTGGCTTCTAGAGCGCCTGCAGGCAGCCGGCGGGGCGGTGCCCTTTCGCACTTATATGGAGTGGGTGTTGCACGATTCAGCGCATGGAGCCTATGGCTCCGGCCACCTGGGTATCGGCCCAGCAGGGGATTTCGCCACCGCCCCCTCACTGGGGCCGGACTTCGCCACCCTGCTGGCCCCCCAGATCGGTGACTGGCTCATTGCCCTGGCGGCCGTTCCCAGGCCCCTCGCCCTGGTTGAGGCAGGGCCAGGCGAAGGCAGCTTGGCCCTGCAGCTGGCCGAGGCCCTGGTGGCTGGTTGGCCCCAGCTGGCCCAGCGCCTGGAGCTGGTGCTGGTGGAGCCCAACGAGGGCATGGCGGCCCGTCAGCGAGCCCTGCTGCAGGACTGCCCCTTGCCCTGTCGCTGGGCCAGCTTTGCGGAGCTGGCGGCATCACCGCTGCGCGGTGTGGTGCTCGCCCATGAGGTGCTTGATGCCCTGGCGGTGGAGCGGATCGTGTGGGACGGGGCGCTCTGGCGCCAGCAGCTGGTGGCGCTGCACGAGGGTCCTGAGGCGGAGCTCTCGCTGCGGCTGGAGCCCGGCGCGCCCCTGGAGCCGGCAGCGGCCGCCCAGCTCGAGCCCCTTGGACTCCTGCCCCCCTTGCCCCAGCGCCCGCCCGGCTGGTGCACCGAACTGCATCCGGGCCTGGCCCCCTGGCTTGGCGAGTGCGCCGAGGCCGTGGCGGAGGGCCAGTTGCTGGTGATCGACTACGCCCTGGAGGCCTGGCGCTACTACGCCCCCCAGCGCTCTGACGGCACCTTGATGGCTTACCGGGGCCAGCAGGCCAGCGGTGATCCGCTTCTGGAGCCAGGCGCCTGGGATCTCACCGCCCACCTATGTATTGAGAGCGTCGATGCCGCTGCCGCCTTCAGCGGCTGGCAGCCCCTTGGCCAGTGCCGCCAGGGCCAGGCCCTGCTCGCCCTTGGCTTGGCCGAGCGGCTGCACGGCCTGCAGCAGCAGCCCCCAGCTGAGCTCGCCACCGTGTTGGCCCGCCGCGAGGCCCTGCTGCGGCTGGTGGATCCACGGGCGCTGGGGGAATTCCGCTGGCTGGCCTACGGGCGGGGCCTGGATCGCCAGGCCTTGCTGGCCCCGCCGCGGTTTCTGCAGGAGCCCGGTCTCTGA
- a CDS encoding TPM domain-containing protein translates to MTTVLASLLLVLTCWLGVGIAPAHAYDNPDLLPDHPTPVIDLAKILTDGQRTSLEDNLNRFEADTGWKLRVLTQYDRTPGQAVKSFWELDERSLLLVADERGGNLLNFNVGDALFALMPRTYWVELQTRFGNQYYVRDHGQDAAIVDALAVVETCLQQGGCQVVPGLPQEQWLLTLSTSVLGGLVAGFAAYPRKEGRKVEWAWVLLLSPLWLILFGALGLGPIVTRTSDLLPVARNSLAFLGAALGAYLIAGATVGKPRAQDSD, encoded by the coding sequence ATGACAACGGTCTTGGCGAGCTTGTTGCTGGTGTTGACCTGCTGGCTGGGCGTGGGCATTGCTCCGGCCCACGCCTACGACAACCCCGACCTGCTGCCCGACCACCCCACGCCGGTGATCGACCTGGCCAAGATCCTCACCGATGGCCAGCGCACCAGCCTGGAGGACAACCTCAACCGCTTTGAGGCCGACACGGGCTGGAAGCTGCGGGTGCTGACCCAGTACGACCGCACCCCCGGCCAAGCGGTTAAAAGCTTCTGGGAGCTTGATGAGCGCAGCCTGCTGCTGGTGGCCGATGAGCGCGGCGGCAATCTGCTCAATTTCAACGTCGGCGATGCCCTATTCGCCCTGATGCCCCGCACCTACTGGGTGGAACTGCAGACCCGCTTCGGCAACCAGTACTACGTGCGTGACCACGGCCAGGATGCCGCCATTGTCGATGCCCTGGCCGTGGTGGAAACCTGCCTGCAGCAGGGTGGTTGTCAGGTGGTGCCAGGCCTGCCCCAGGAGCAATGGCTGCTCACCCTTTCCACCTCCGTTCTGGGCGGCCTGGTGGCCGGCTTCGCCGCCTACCCCCGCAAGGAGGGACGCAAGGTGGAGTGGGCCTGGGTGCTGCTGCTCTCCCCCCTCTGGCTGATCCTGTTTGGCGCCCTCGGCCTGGGGCCGATTGTTACCCGCACCAGTGACCTGCTGCCGGTTGCCCGCAACAGCCTGGCCTTCCTGGGTGCAGCCCTAGGGGCTTATCTGATAGCGGGAGCAACGGTCGGCAAACCCCGCGCCCAGGATTCAGATTGA
- a CDS encoding glycoside hydrolase family 104 protein translates to MTLPSINSRFFSLLAITSFVAGASLLSAPSARAQQDEVQSPEAQSLEAPRPLAATVSASITLPSPSPRIFAITPERRALLNTIRFAEGTWAGGEDVGYRIMFGGGLMPSLDRHPDRVVRTARYASAAAGAYQFMPFTWDLVTRSLGVAQFGPHVQDQGALFLIRRRGALALADQGLFTPLLAAKLAPEWASFPTLAGRSYYGQPVKRFHDLRRFYEDNLSRLRGQLSADQAAANLASAKPACMPADSLRCKLEALKGLGPRASGNSI, encoded by the coding sequence ATGACCTTGCCCAGCATCAACTCCCGATTCTTTTCCCTGCTCGCCATCACCAGCTTTGTTGCTGGCGCCTCCCTACTGAGTGCCCCATCGGCCCGGGCCCAGCAGGATGAGGTCCAGTCTCCTGAGGCCCAGTCTCTTGAAGCCCCCCGGCCCTTAGCGGCAACTGTTTCAGCATCCATAACCCTGCCTTCCCCTTCGCCGCGCATCTTCGCCATCACGCCCGAGCGCCGGGCCCTGCTCAACACGATCCGTTTTGCCGAGGGCACCTGGGCTGGTGGGGAGGACGTCGGTTACCGCATCATGTTTGGCGGTGGCCTGATGCCATCGCTGGACCGTCACCCAGACCGGGTTGTGCGAACCGCCCGCTACGCAAGCGCCGCAGCAGGGGCCTACCAGTTCATGCCATTTACTTGGGATCTGGTCACTCGTTCCCTTGGGGTTGCCCAATTCGGTCCCCATGTGCAAGACCAGGGAGCCCTCTTCCTGATCCGGCGTCGTGGTGCCCTGGCCTTGGCCGATCAGGGATTATTCACGCCCCTGCTGGCGGCCAAATTGGCACCGGAATGGGCCAGTTTTCCCACCTTGGCCGGCCGCAGCTACTACGGCCAGCCGGTGAAGCGCTTCCACGACCTCAGGCGCTTCTACGAGGACAACCTGTCCCGGCTCCGCGGCCAACTCAGTGCCGACCAAGCCGCCGCCAACTTGGCCTCAGCCAAGCCTGCCTGTATGCCGGCCGATTCCCTGCGTTGCAAGCTTGAAGCCCTCAAGGGCCTGGGCCCCCGGGCGAGCGGGAATTCAATCTGA
- a CDS encoding TIGR04168 family protein: protein MAVTGGVKTLRIAIAGDLHGAWDHSDHALLELLKPDALLVVGDLSDGQQRIPALLRQLPLPVACVLGNHDAGKDDSGRTLQRQIDLLGELHCGWALRRLDQPELAVVGGRPGTAGGGFHLSRAAQAAFGPVSLQESADRITVAAAAAPAHWPLVLVAHSGPSGLGSDSGSPCGRDWKPPACDWGDLDLALAIQQIRRQRPVPLVVFGHMHHALRRGQGERQSFCRDRAGTAYLNTACVPRHGTDGAGQALRHFSWVELAGMELVSASHRWYGLGAELLYEERLWAAPSPANHLAPC from the coding sequence ATGGCGGTAACCGGCGGGGTGAAAACGCTCCGCATCGCCATTGCCGGTGACCTACATGGGGCCTGGGACCACAGCGACCATGCCTTGCTGGAACTGCTGAAGCCCGATGCCCTGCTCGTGGTGGGTGATCTCAGCGACGGCCAGCAGCGCATCCCAGCCCTCTTGCGCCAGTTGCCCCTTCCCGTGGCCTGCGTTTTGGGTAACCACGACGCCGGCAAGGACGACTCTGGCCGCACCCTTCAACGCCAGATTGACCTGCTGGGGGAATTGCACTGCGGTTGGGCCCTGCGTCGCCTCGACCAGCCCGAACTTGCCGTAGTGGGTGGCCGGCCCGGCACCGCCGGTGGTGGTTTCCACCTGTCCCGGGCGGCCCAGGCAGCCTTCGGACCGGTGAGCCTGCAGGAGTCGGCTGATCGGATCACTGTCGCCGCCGCTGCCGCTCCCGCCCACTGGCCCCTGGTGCTGGTGGCTCACAGTGGTCCCTCCGGGCTCGGTAGCGACTCCGGCTCCCCCTGCGGCCGCGACTGGAAGCCCCCCGCCTGTGACTGGGGTGACCTCGACCTTGCCCTGGCCATCCAGCAAATCCGACGCCAGCGCCCTGTGCCCCTGGTGGTGTTTGGCCACATGCACCACGCCCTGCGCCGCGGCCAGGGGGAGCGCCAGAGCTTCTGCCGTGATCGGGCGGGAACCGCCTACCTCAATACCGCCTGCGTGCCCCGCCATGGCACCGATGGGGCGGGCCAGGCCCTGCGTCACTTCAGCTGGGTGGAGCTGGCGGGTATGGAACTGGTCAGTGCCAGCCATCGCTGGTATGGACTAGGAGCCGAACTCCTCTATGAAGAGCGGCTCTGGGCTGCCCCCAGCCCCGCTAACCACCTGGCACCTTGCTGA